Sequence from the Uloborus diversus isolate 005 chromosome 8, Udiv.v.3.1, whole genome shotgun sequence genome:
TGTGCAGTAAGCTGCAGTTTGTGCtatttgacattgttatttcttattttaaacaaGATATTTAactcatgtttattttattttccttttttttttttaaatttatttcccaAGACAGTAAAAAAATCCCTACTTCCTTACTTTTCACTTGCTGTAAGGAACTTTTATCAgtcattagagaaaaaaaaactattcctattttaaaactttttattctaACTTAATAGTTGTAGTTTTTAACCTCAAAAAAGTCATAATAGAAATAATAGTGATTTCAGTTTCCGAATTTTGAGTGTTGTACAGGCTTAATTAAAAAACCCctacttatattttaataatcccttttacactcaaatttttgtTCTCAGTTTTATTTATGCAAACTCTCCCTAATTTTAATGTATAAATGTCTACAATTTTCAGTCTTTGATGCTGGCAGTTATATAATTTGACATTTCTTTTctgttcattaaaatttatttctgttctATTTATCATGTAGTAACTGGTTCTTTATTAATAAGtactcttttttaaatgtttagacAACTCTTCCGTTATTTGCAAAGCCTGAATTCTCTGTTGTAAGACAGCATGAAGAATTCGTTTGGCTTCATGATTCATTCGAAGAAAATGAGAAATATGCTGGATTTACAGTAAGAATACTAACTTTTtagtttatatacatatgtatatgttTTTCTTCTATTGTGTATATTACATACTTAGACTTGTGATGTTATTGCTTTGGATAGAACATTCATTATGACAACTTATCAATGTACAAATTATTCTCTCATGTTACAACTATGTTAGTAGATTGTTAAGCTTTTGGGTGTTTGCTTTATTGtcgatttaatttttatatgcattgaaatggatttaaattattaataatttttattgataaatcaAAAAGTTTGATATGTCTCCAACCGAAATTTCTCTAAACCCCTACCTTGAAAATAGTTTGAGACAAGCAATGCCTATCTACACAAGATTTATCATAGCTGGTACATACAGAGTGTATAATTGGGCCCTGAATAAAATGTATTCTCTGTTACAAAGCTTCCCAAACTTTATAGCCAGCTGATACCTTTCATAGACCAAAACAAAGAAAGTGAAACAAATTCTtgtttaaaatctcatttttaaaaaatctgaaaaaatggatttaaaaatgtataaaaatcacACCCTACTCAAAAGTAATTGCTGAATGATTTGACTAATTTGGATGGTTTTGGTTATTGAACTTAAAAATCTACTAGCAGTTATACAAAACAGAAAGGCTTGTTAGATAGtaaaaattttgtgcattgtttaaaatatatatacatatatgaacACAGAGcatatatttcaaatatttaagcaCTTTATTTGTAAGAAAATACAACTATCAATcttcattttcattcataaaaaaaaaaaatccatttcttccaatgtttccagaaaaaattcgggggaaaaaaatgagtgtttttttttttttccaaggctTTAAAATTTCTGGACATTTTGCGtaactacttttatttttcataataatagtattttgtttttaaaatgaaattgaactgttttaGATTCCTCCAGCTCCCCCTTGTCCAGATTTTGATGCTTCAAGAGAGAAGCTTCACAAACTTAGTGAGGGTGAAGGAATGATGACCAAAGAAGAGTTTGTAAAAATGAAGCAAGAACTTGAAatgtatgtttttactttttcccttTTAATGCAGTACCTTTTTAATGACAGATTTATGTCAACTTTGGtagtttgtaaaatttttgaaactcttAAAACTAAAGATAATGAACTTTCTGGAAAGTAATCTTCTGCTGTTGGGTTCGCAGTAGGGTTTTAGAAAGAGGAGATCTTGTGTAACTAATTTATTCCACTTCTATGAAGAGGCTACAATGGCTTTAGACAACAAAAAACTGGTTTGGAActgtttttctgaatttttcgaCATAGTCacgatttttttattcatttcaaaaccTGATTGCATCTGCTATTGCAAAATACGATTGTTTTAATTTACTATCCAATTCTGCCACTTTGACATCAATATTTTTgtattgaccattattttcaaccattatattttacttttgataagaGAGGACTTGTAAATTCGTCTTTTTGCCACGCCCACTGGAAAATGTCAATCCAGTTGCAGCCAAATTGATTTAAGTCGATGCCATctgtaaaaactaatattttttaccaTTCTTTATCTTGGAAGTCTTAAGATTTTAGTTAATAAAATTGATTGGTAATTTTCATAGGAGACATTTTAGATAGCAATAAAAGGCAAAAATTGGAATTCTAATGCTTTGGTAATGAATATGCAGATGTTGCAAATTTCTCTAACTCGGGCATTTTTTTCCGTATTTttagcttttcttaaaattttggaaaccgtgttaatcatttaaattattaaatattcctttattatctggttcaaaacatattttagtcatgaacttttttcaaaaaaaaaacttcatttcatttgttttttaatttttcatatttttgtttctttatcaTGATTAAATGTTAAATATGAAACTGTTTCAAATAAAAGTTGTGCCTTTTCTTGATCTTCAGATCTGTTAATTAAGTTTGGTATAACATATATGGCTACATATAAGATCAAATATGTAAACTTATAAacaccaataaaaaaaattgtagatttATTAACAGCTCTTTAAAACTCATTTGTAATTTGTTGAGGTAAAGTTCTTTTAaccctgttttttcttttttcttttcttttctttctttctttctttgttaatttttttaaaaaatatgtaaatgagtttaaagcatttttatctCACTTAATTTTTGTGTACATACAAACTGcataaaaagcaaacaaattttagaaatagGTTGACACACTATAATTTAATTGTGCACTAAAGCAGCAGTGTGTAATCAAAGTAAGtgtgtgaaataaatttaaacctcaAGTGCAAGAAAAAAGTTTGTCAGTACAGTACTTgtcagttataaaaaatatttgacaaataaaataacaaaagttGAGGTTAAGGGAACTTCCATTATTAGTTGGAATTaggtattttttcacttttaatctcctccttttttattattttatcatgttgctcaaaattaatcattgttgctctaaattttttattactttatcatGTTGTTCTAAAATAGTGTTTCAAGCTATCCAGCTTAAAACACTATTTTAGAAATTAGGTTCTTGGCATTCCTCATTTTGCATTAAATCATCTTACCAATTATTTGTGGGTTAATGGAGATTGGAGTGtaccttaatttaaaaatagttgcaATTAACacttggaaaaatgttttttatatttcCAAATTACCAATTAAACTAcctaataatttatatattatgTATTCActcttctaaaaaaatatattttttttaattttagggaaTATTTGGCTACTTTTAAGAAAACTGTTGCtatgcatgaagtttttttacaGCGTTTAGCAGCACATCCTATGTTCAGAAGTGAcaacaacttaaaaatatttttggagtatGAACAAGATGTAAGAGCCTTTtgttgtttacaattattttttttataaaaaaaaatctgatgcaaTTTACTTATGATGTCAAATACATCTTTTTAATTCCTCTTTATAACTTTAGAATgctgaaaatttacattttagtgtACTATATCTTGTTCAGTACTTCTACAactttgttttataaatacatttatgtATTCTCTctagttcttaaaattaaagaaacatattGTCAGCAAAATGTTCTGTTTTAATCCAAAATTTCTTGACTTTAAATTGTGTATTAATTGTTTCTTCCAGCTCAATGTAAGAGGcaagaacaaaaaggaaatattggCTGATTTATTCAGTAACATTGGCAAAACTGCAGATGATTTACTTCTGTCTAGTACTCaaaaggtattttatttattttctgggtACAGTCAAGCCCTGTTTTACTGCAAATTGATGTGCAACAGAATAacggtaaagggcagtaactgaaagtttttctttttcgcatttttgttGTCTATTGtaagttagctttattgtacgagcttgcttatttggttttcactgacaaaaagcatgaaaaaaagagtttatcgtaatatttccctattgttagtattgaatacaaaacatgtttcttcaaacatcttgtagactcatttctgcagatactgccatttacctgcccaggGTGGTATTGGCCTAGTAGGTTCTCACAGTCCGAAGGAGATAGGGTTAGACACAGACAACGTACAGGTTTTAATAGCATTGATTCTGTCAAAATGGGGACCCTAAATTTTCATATGTATTCAATTTTGTAAGATTTCTCATatcaagaacaaaaaattaattcctaaatTTTGACAAAGTAAAACTCAAACGCAATGCATTATGAAATTAGACCGACTTAGTGGTAACATTGCTGCTGCAATAATCCCAGGTCAACAGCTGAATTGAATGCCAAATAGgttatgttgaaaaaaagcaTTACTCTCACCTCTTGAATATTGTGTTGCAGGCATGAAACAAACAGGAAgtaagataaaagaaaaattgttttattctaGGTATGCATAATATGATAGTATGtggtaaaaacaaaattgaaggagagtttgattttttttttaaattcaatttaacttttttgcTCCCAGTTTTTGTTAACTGCTAAAATATAGTTTGATTATACTCTCAGGAGGAACTAAAAACATCCTGGACGACCTGTGTTCTTGTTTATTTATGTTTCGATTTATTCAAAACAATGAGAGATAACCTAGCTTCAAGTAATTTGTTATCCAAAAtgtgttctaaaaatttttaattaatctctctctctcttcttttttctttttataggatGTGGATGAATTTTTTGAacatgaaagaacatttttaattgattattaCAATCATATTAAGAATGCTACATACAGATCAGACAAAATGACGCAAAGTCATAAAAGTAAGTTTTCCTATTCCTATACTTTCGATCAAAAATATCAAGCTTACGCATATGAAGACAACTAAATACTTTTACAAGTACAATGTATCTCTTGTATTAATCATATTTCCTAtggtgcaaaatttaattttgtgcatttttttttctattggctTTTGGTACAGGTCCTGATCCAGCCAAAGTGTTGGCCTGGTCCCCTCTCACAAGAAAACTCACTCATTTTTATAGTATCATAATTTCAGGTAGATAAGCCGCCCTATCGTATACTCTAAGCGTGCAATAATTTACTAACTAGAAACGAGTTCATCGGATAAGCCACCCCATCTTATACGCCATAGAAGAGCGTATCAAAACATGGCACTCCAcccctctatatatatatatctctctgTATAATTATGTATGGATGCGATTATTTATTAGAGTTAGAAGGAAACTATCAAGCGACTGCACTTGTTGATAGATAGAAATGGAGTAAACTTCGTGTAAAAAAAAGATCCAAAGACGTTAcgattacgcaaaaaaaaaactaatgttgcCAGATAACATCTACATTTAGGATTTGGTTGGATGAGAAGTTTTCAAATCATTGCTATGCTAAGCACTTCatcaaaaaattgtttaacttctatcaattgttttttatcatcattgagacattttaaaacattactcagACTACAGGGATTCTAACTCAGGCACGCTTTTTCAGCCTTGTGAGATGTATGGTACCATCATGAatgtggcaacactggaaagaACAACAGCGAACAGTGGTAAAATCGGCGCAAACTAACGCAGGTTTAAGGGAGtgataaattaaatataatgAGAAACCTGTTTCATAGTGCAATTCAAGAGCTCTACTAgcgtttttttaatgaattttaacattgGCACTCAATTGGACGAACATGAGAAAcacaaagaaggggggggggggttgcttcaGGGGACATGCCGCAGAcgttaaatttcaactttaaaacatttataatcCGTGGTTTATCTACTCGAAATTACGGTAGTTATTTCAAAAGAGGGGAAGAAAGAAGGAAATTTACTCTATTTTGGTGCAAATAAAATTGTGGTGTCCAGTCCCAGAACCATCTGGACTACTGTTATGTTACCGTTAGGACACTGATTGTATATTTAttgcctatttatttatttaaaaatttggaaatgaaTACAGCTGGGGTGCTACCGAAACAAAATTGATGAGTAGAGAGAGACAGttaattttcaatggatgttaattgcaatcaCAGTAATGTGCCCTGttagcaacttttattttcatcaGCATTCAGCACATCAGTTATATAATCATGTTGATTGACACCAAGACTATTTTTTAATCTTGTATAAATCCATATATAATAGGTGACTTGGCTTTATCAAAAAAGAACTTTAATGGTATAATCTAtacaaaatgtattatttaaatgttttaagactGTTTCATCAgatgaaagtttaaaattagtaCCTACAGGAAAGAATTGGAAACTTTTACCTGTAAAACTAGAACACGGTCCACCCGATTTGAACtaagaaggggaaaaaagaagacTGATGTTACAAAATCGATGTTAGTATAAAGGAGAGTTAGCTCACTTATTTCTGAatgaattttttgttaaaataactaatTTGCTTTAGCAGTCAGAAGCAATTTTTATATTGTGCATTTTACTCATCAACAGCTAAAATTAAAATCCTGAaccttttgcatttaattttttttatccagtatCAAGATGATTATTTCACAGTATAATGGTGTCTTTCTCTACCATTCTTTTCTTATGCCAGTCGGCAAGTCACTGAAATT
This genomic interval carries:
- the LOC129228675 gene encoding sorting nexin-6-like, which produces MLTLQDGTEDSALSVDSAKNRSDTVDLSDQSLLVDISDALSERDKVKFTVHTKTTLPLFAKPEFSVVRQHEEFVWLHDSFEENEKYAGFTIPPAPPCPDFDASREKLHKLSEGEGMMTKEEFVKMKQELEMEYLATFKKTVAMHEVFLQRLAAHPMFRSDNNLKIFLEYEQDLNVRGKNKKEILADLFSNIGKTADDLLLSSTQKDVDEFFEHERTFLIDYYNHIKNATYRSDKMTQSHKSVADTYIKISSSLVQLATIDGSELEKYVLITENCISF